The Nicotiana tomentosiformis chromosome 2, ASM39032v3, whole genome shotgun sequence genome includes the window ttcttggtgtgacgagTTAGGTAAGTCGCTAAGTGAAGTTAGGCCTATgtagagtgtggtttgattgcttggggacgagcaatggtttaagtgtggggtgttgatagtaggctatatttatacaatttagacactatttatactctaatttagccgcactttattgatatttgaatgctaaaagaaaataaaaatattctaattaagaattttatgctttgcaggagccaCTCCGAGCTAGGAGGAAGCTATagagtgttttggagtcaataTGGAGTGTGGAAGGacaatcgaaggttagcccggtcaaataggagcgagaaaagcaagcggGGAGGTCCCTTCCAGGTGCGCGGCTGCGAAGTTGACCGCGAATTGGACCGCGCATTGGAGGCAGAACACTGGCTGAAATCCACGGCCGCGGACGGGCGGACGGAGGCCAACAACTCAGGGGCAATTATGTAATTTCTAAGGcaactaacctaaacctatatgaagcctaattcATACAGAAGAGAAGGAGAGCGGTATCTAGGAgattttggaggcaagaacaagAGAGAGAAGACGGAGAATTttctaagagttttcatcttcttcttcttacttccattgttgattatgaattgttATAGTGAATTTTTATCCATTAGTATGAATATCTAAACCCATCATCTAGTGTTGATGGAATCAATTATTGGATGAAGTTTTGACTATGTTTAGATATAATTAAGTCGTTcttattctatgattgttcaactatgtgttgtgttgtgattaattgaaagggcctttgattaatcgtgtctagttaccttatgttgcttgagaaagaacacttggttagattgttgttgaacaatacCACTTtcgggtaagttaagagattaattacttgaatttaaaagcggggttagagataacaaagctttgatgggataattctgagttgcataaattgttaacttgagtagttcgagagaatgcttctagtaaattatcgtaattgatcgagagataattatggtagcccggaactcataatcctcatagagtattacggcgagattatagctaatgTATCAGAAATTAGTCCGACAATTGGGGagatcaatagccctagatccttttacctttgaattcaatcttattcttgattattgctaattttgttatcatttttcattagataaataaattccacttatgctctattaaaaatcttgcatccgaaaattgtctgagcttatcattagcattgttaaaagttgtagtaaataggttagtttcCTGTGGGATTTGATTCCGGACTTgaaccagattatatttgcagcgaccgcttagtcctttttacaaggcatagttgggcgtgatcagaacccttattgttctccttttataatcatagtgatgactattattattttgttctTTGGAACGCCCACGTTCATTGGTTaaccacttgtcttcatttagacttattatgcgccgctaccacattcacttcaagaatggagaaAATCAAGTGGGACGCACTTCATGCCTTTTCATGAAAAGTATATTATTTTTTTAGTCATcgttatatcatcaatatggtgcattgTGACTCAAActcaatgccttacccatataaaggcatgttaggccataatgaattgagactcaaacccaactcttatcatcatggagcatCAGGACTTGCTCCCgatgtcttaccctcatggtgcACTGGGAAATGAACCCACCGTCTTATCCTAATATAACGTTTATCACAAATTATCTCGTTCACTTCAGGAAATGGAACATAATTTTACATAGCCATAAATTCAAACTTTAGTAAGTTCAACATAGTAAACAATATTGTAATAAATAAgtgaattaaaaataataaaaaatattatcaatGAAACTTTTGATCCAATACATATTTGTGTACTAATATACTATATGTAAACTTATCAAAATCAAATGTTATCTTCATTCGTGGCCCGTGACCGggagattttaatttttttaattttttattttttttattcttcttcACAAGCAGTGAAAACATTAATCTAGATGAATAACATAATTAAAAGAGATATATATGTCAAAACAAGAAAATATGTAACAAATATTGCATTGAAGCCGGGAAGACAAGTAATCTTAAATATTAGAACGGTAAGAAAATTTTCTAACCGTTTTAAACAATTCAGAAAGTAAGTTTCAATAAGCACTAATCATCACACTAAATGTTACGTCAAACTCAAAGTGACAAAATACTTGGTAATTGGACTTAATTCTTACCGGTTAACGTGTCTCAATAGCTATTAAGCTCAATATTAGCAATATCCTTTATGAACTAATAGAACTAACTAATGTATCAATCAATTCCTTTGCAAATAATTAAACATTCTCTAACGTATGCTTAGTGAATGTTAGAAACAAAACATGTAGGCAATACATAAAATTTTATTGGTCAGAGAGtcatgtaaatatatatatatatatatataaacatattAATCTGGTGGGTGGTGTTACATTCTGTTTGATAAATTAAAACCATTAAGGCATCAACCAAATATTATGATTGGATTCTGCATTATATACGAAACAAATAATCATTCTGCTTTGTATGGTTATATAGAAGCGATTATAATCACAAATAAAACTTAAAGCAGATTTCACATAAAAATGCACAATTTCAAAAATAAGTACCTTATTCCGAAAAGAAAAAATACAACTTAAAAAGAGTTAGCAAACCAAAAAGGGGATAAAGTTATATAGGAACATATCACCTGATTTACTTCAATGAGCAGCATCGTCAAACAGTTCAATCTCAAGGAGAAAATCAAATTCAATTTGAAGGCAACAATAGAGACTGACTcgtactgataacgtgttatgaaatatagctcaaagtaacaatatagaacaagaaaaaataagctaagcattatagagagaaagagaggagaaattcttatttcttcttcattaGCGTGATCTTTccatctattacaaggcctttatatagacatgaaaaatgaagaaatatgtcattaagcatttgagatcatAGAGGAAGATCATGGGGAGGTtatggagttacaatcataactccataagtattatattagtaaaagttatggagataatggagaagagtagtgAGCATTACTCATTTGGTGGTTatggacatccaccataattcaaAATTTTATAACAGTTTTAAAATAtacaattttaaattaaatacTTTTTTTGTCTCTCGCTCTTAAATAGTTTTTTGTTAAACTTTAATTAAATACCCTCCAAAGTTTACTTACAACTTCCAATAATCCTTTTCAACTTCACTTGAAAATACTCTTTAATCCGGATAAAGTTGGAATAAGTCTTCTCGTACCCTTGTTTGAGAGTTGAAGGATGGGATCATGGCGCGCCTATCATGCGCCCTGCTCAGACGGCTAGTCAGGCCTCGTTGTGACTTGGCTAGCTTCCAAATTTCTCACCTAAAATCATGCTTTACGCGATGGGCATGCTATGACATGACCCATTTGTGGTCGGGGCGGATTTAGCCCAAAATAAAAGTGCGTGAACCCATTATTTCACGTTAAACTagttattttatgtatatatttcatAAAGttaatataatattatttattgGCATCACATGTGGTTCAACTTCTAAGCTCCAAAATCAATCCCAAACTATCTCCAATTCACTTCCAGCACCCAAATCAACATCCGCAACAAAATGCAAACATCATACTCAATTGCTAACACATAATATCTGACAATTTAGCAAGTCTTGAAGCGTGAAACAAACTCAATCTATTTCGTCTGAACTTATATAATTGGACGATCGTGTAGTGCAATAACCATGTGAACAATCCAAACAATATGAGCTGGCGATTCAGTATTGGTGTTCAGACTTTTGCTCTAATTTAAAATCTTGAAATTAAGCTACAGTTGACTTGCTACCTCTCTGTCCCCAACTACCCCCGTGTTTTGATCTTAATTCCCCCTTTAATTACCTTCTTGTATTTTCTACCTGAAAATTTCTTTTTTGTTTGTATGATTTCCCTCATTCCTAGATATTGAGCTTCATCTCCAGTAGCATTCAACTTGTCCATTAATTTGAGTCCAAGATGTTACCTACCACAATTGAGTTGTCATCACTGTCAATGGTGGGCATTGAAAAAGAGGAACAAGTGGCGATGGACAATATTCTTGGCGGAACAGATCAACTAGGCGTTATCTCGATTATTGGCATACCCGGACTTGGTAAGACAACTCTAGCCAAAAAGTTATATACCCATGAAAATATAGTCAATCGCTTTGATGTTCGTTCATGGTGTTGTGTCTCTCAAATCTATGACAAGAAAAGATTATTGCTTGAATTATTGGGCTATGAATTTGAACGCCATGTTGAGATTGAGAGGAGTGAAGATGAATTAGTCCTACAAGTACAAAAATGTCTTGAGAAAAGGAGATATTTAATAGTTATAGATGATGTATGGAGCACTGCTATATGGGATGACTTAGTCAGTTTTTTCCCAGATAACAACAAAAAGAGTAGAATTATTGTTACTACTAGGCTTGATCACGAACTGCTTTCTTCTTCTGTAAAAATGTTTTGCTATACTCATCATCTTTCGTTTCTCACGGAAGACAAAAGTTGGTTGTTATTACAGAAGACAGTATTTAAGGAAGAAATTAGCTGCCCTCAAGAACTTGAGGAAATAGGGAAGGAGATAGCAAAAAATTGTGCAGGACTGCCAATTGCAATTATTTTAATAGGTAGTCTTCTTGCAAGATTGGACAAGAAAAGAGGCTATTGGACTAAAGTTGCTAAAAGGTTAAGTGCAAGTGCAAAAGTGGCTGGTGAGGCAGAGTGGTACATAGACATAATAGAGTCAAATTACAAGCATTTACCACATCATTTAAAGCCGTGCTTTCTTTACTTTGGTTTGTTTCTTGAAGATGAGGAAGTATCAGTTAAGAAGTTGATACGGATGTGGGTTGCTGAAGGTTTTGTACAAAGTAATGAGGTGAAGATCGCACAACATATTGCGATGGACTATTTGATTGATCTAATTGCAAGTAATCTAGTTATTGTTGCGCAAAGATTTCCCCTTGGTGGCATAAAATCTGTTCGTCTTCATGGTTTGGTACTAGATTTTTGTTTGAGTAAAGCTAAAGAAGAGAACTTTTTGTTGAAAGTTGATAGGTATACAGCAGTACCCtttaattttgttttattttgactTGCCTTTATATTAATTGGGTATGTTTTCTCATTGTTAGATCTTCTACTACTAATTCATCTAGTGGTATACAACGGGTCCTAGTTTGCTCTAAACTGCATCACTTCATCAAGTGGCTTCGTCCGACTCAGCGCATCCATAGTTTGAGAGTTATATCCCCACACTAATGAAATGAACAAAGTCATACCAAGTGGAGCATTTAGTTCAGACTTGTTCAAATCATCACTTACAGTACTGGACTTgaagaagttgagatcgaggctTCAGCTCTCGAGGACATAACATCCTTGATTCCTTTAAGGTACTTgtcaatttttggaaatttttgcgAAATTCCACCAGCCATATCGAACCTTACAAACCTGGAAACTTTAGCCGCGAGACCAAAAAATGGCACCTTAACTCTTCCGGGGTCTATGTGGGACATGATAAACTTAAAGCATGTCGATATAAGTGAAGGGGAAGTTCATTTCAACGGTGTTGGGGCAGAAAAAGAAGATGTCTTCGAGTTAGAGAAATTAGAGAGCTTTTCAAAAGTAGTTTTAGTAAATGAGGATGATATAAGTGAAATGTGCAACAGAGCACCAAATTTAGTCCAACTTGAACTTATGACTTTGGAGCATTGGGGCTCTTTGTTCAGCTCTCTCATGTGTCTAATATATCTTGAAACACTGGCTATCTATCACCGTAGCGAGTTTCCAATGAGTGGAATTAGCATGATCTTCCCTCAAAGCCTAAAAGAGTTAACTTTATCTTGTTGTGGCTTCTTGTGGGATGAAATTTCAAGAATTGGTGCATTACCAAACCTTGAGGTGCTAAACTTACTTTCTGCCTTCATTGGGAGAAAATGGACAGTTGGTGTTGGGGGTTTCCTTAATCTAAGGTTCTTGAAGATCGAACATAATTCGATCAAACATTGGAACATGTCAGTGGATTCATTTCCCTGTCTCGAGCAATTGGTGTTGCGTTGGTGCGGTAAACTTGAGGAGATACCTTCGAGTTTTGGGAGCATGCCTTCACTGCAGAGGATTGAGGCGCGCTCTTGTTGCCCCTCCGCCAGAAAATCTGCCGTGAAAATTAGGAACATGCAGAGGGATGACATGAAAAATTCAGACTTCAAAGTCATTATCTACTTAAATTAGGGTGATGTgaatttcttctctattttcatcTTTTTATGTGTTATTCTTTCACTTGCTATTTTGCTTACTGATTGAATGGTGTCATATGGGTTTGAATTCTTCGATTACTTTTTGCTTGATATTATTTTAAATGCTAATGATTTGTGCTTTTACTTTCACAAgtctatatatacaacttatatagcatgtttggccaagcttctaaaatcagcttattttgagaagtgttttttctcaaaagtgtttttctcaaagtacttttggtgagaaacaatttgtgtttgactaattaatttgaaaaacacttttgagtaATAAtaatgtttgaccaaacttttaaaaaatgcttataagtgtacttttctcaaaagtacttttgggaaGAATGTTACTTTTTTCTgtttctccaaaactgcttctcattcttctcaaaaacactttttttcttccaaaagcttAGCCAAACTCTTCAACctaaaaaaaaagtacttttttgaaggaaaaaaaaagagtgCTTTTAGGTTTgaagaaacttggccaaacagactattaGTCAAAGATTAACCATGTGCTACTAAGTAGAAGAAGCATGCTACCACTACATATAACAAAGGGAGG containing:
- the LOC104095828 gene encoding putative late blight resistance protein homolog R1C-3; amino-acid sequence: MLPTTIELSSLSMVGIEKEEQVAMDNILGGTDQLGVISIIGIPGLGKTTLAKKLYTHENIVNRFDVRSWCCVSQIYDKKRLLLELLGYEFERHVEIERSEDELVLQVQKCLEKRRYLIVIDDVWSTAIWDDLVSFFPDNNKKSRIIVTTRLDHELLSSSVKMFCYTHHLSFLTEDKSWLLLQKTVFKEEISCPQELEEIGKEIAKNCAGLPIAIILIGSLLARLDKKRGYWTKVAKRLSASAKVAGEAEWYIDIIESNYKHLPHHLKPCFLYFGLFLEDEEVSVKKLIRMWVAEGFVQSNEVKIAQHIAMDYLIDLIASNLVIVAQRFPLGGIKSVRLHGLVLDFCLSKAKEENFLLKVDRSSTTNSSSGIQRVLVCSKLHHFIKWLRPTQRIHSLRVISPH
- the LOC138904881 gene encoding putative late blight resistance protein homolog R1A-4; this translates as MINLKHVDISEGEVHFNGVGAEKEDVFELEKLESFSKVVLVNEDDISEMCNRAPNLVQLELMTLEHWGSLFSSLMCLIYLETLAIYHRSEFPMSGISMIFPQSLKELTLSCCGFLWDEISRIGALPNLEVLNLLSAFIGRKWTVGVGGFLNLRFLKIEHNSIKHWNMSVDSFPCLEQLVLRWCGKLEEIPSSFGSMPSLQRIEARSCCPSARKSAVKIRNMQRDDMKNSDFKVIIYLN